The Cutaneotrichosporon cavernicola HIS019 DNA, chromosome: 5 DNA segment GTGTCGCGCAGGACCGTAGTTGTCCTTGCTGCCCATGCCATGGTACATTGCCAAAGCGGTGAAGGGTGCAGGGTCGTAGCTCCGCCCGCCGAGGATGATATCCACGTCGGGGTGCTCGCGCAGGACTTTGAGGTATGGCTCGGGGCCGATCTGTGCGACAATCTTGACGGTGTTGTCCAGTGCATCCTCAGTAAGTTCAGGTACGGGGCCACAAGGCTGAATCTGGCCAGATTGGAGATGGCTTCGTACTACATCCTTGGACACTTCAGTCTTGATCGTCGCGACCTTGAACGAGTAGGCGCTCGAACCGGCCATTTCTCTGACAACGTTGACAAAGTGGTCAACGGAACGGTCATCACTGTTTTCGATCAGCTAATTGTTCTTCAATTCGCAGCACAAGGGACATACCCGCATCCGCCAGACGACGAAATGATGATCTTGACTCCAAGGTGGTGGCACGCTTCGAGCATGGGGCCAAAGTCCCGCACGTAGCTCTCCTTTGCGCAGATGAATTCGTCGTCGATACCCAGACACGACGGACCACCGTCTGTCGAACCCGCGTCGATGACGACAGCATGGGCGCGGTGCTTAACGATCCCCTCCCAGAAATCGCTGAGGCGGTAGCCGTACCCGTGAAtgggcgacgtcgtcagGATTCGCAGCTCGTTCTTCACGTTCGCGTTGTATTGGTTGACCATGTTGTGAGGCGtaggggtggggggggtGTTGTATAGCGCTGCGAACAACCCATGCATTGACTATATCGTgccgcgaggtcgttgagAGTCCCGCAGTCGTGAACTGTAACTGCCTGACTTTCGACAGCATTGGAATCCGGGATGCACCTTTCCGGCTACCATATCTGCGGCATCTGGGGTGTGGGATGGGATCTGGGATCAACGATGCCGCCAGTCCAACTCGGCCGAGATGGGAGTCTGACTTGGCCGCATTGCGAGAGGCTTCGCAACGGGTAGGTCCGAGGACCTTAGTAGATTGCCGCAGGGGTGGGGCGGTCAGCGGTCCGATGCCCTGCCGATGTCAGCTTGAACCTGCACTGCCTTTGTAACGTTCCTTGTGGTTTTGATTCCTACGCAACTGCAACCACCAGCGCTGACTTGCAATGTATGCAGCAGGCCTCGCCCTGTTAGGTCGCTGAACGGCGATGATATTTATGCTCTCTCCAAGTTTAATCATCTACAAGAGATATATTGCAATCGCTAATCAAGTGCTGGCCCAATGCATGCCTCCCATATCGTTCTGCATGTGCCCCTAATCAACAACAAATACAGTCTTAGCGACCTTGTTCTGCTCGAACAGCTTATAAAAttcctcggtctcgtcaAAGGAGATGCGGTGTTCCACAAACGTCTTGAACAACTCCCGGTTATCCTGCAACACTTGGAGCGCGTACGGGAAGAACGTCTTGACGGAACAACGACCGAACTGCAAGCGCAGGCTGCCATTAGCAGGGGTCCTTCAGCCAACGGTCATTCACTCACTTCTTGCCGTAGAGCTGGGCACCTGGAATGCTGAAGTCATGGGTGTGGACACCACAGCTGCTCACCACGCCGTAATACCGGGCGAGCTTCATCGCTTGGAGGAGCGCACTCTCATGACCGACAACCTCGAGTACTGCATCCGCTCCCCGTCCCTCCGTAGCCTCAAGGACCGCTGCCTCCAGCTGGTCTGCAGGCAGAGCGATCGCGCCATGCTTGGTGGCCAGCTCAAGGCGAGACAGAGTAAGGTCAGTCGCAAAGACAGTCTCGAACAGCGTGCACGCTGACGTGATGGCGCAGAGACCGACCTGGCGTTAGCGCATGTACCACTGGCCAACTCACGGGACCACAGCCAATAACCACACACACGCCCTCCTTGCGAAGAGGAACGGTCTTGTCGTCGGGACgggcctcgtcgagaagacgGCGTGCGTTCATGGCTGTTGAATACCCGGTGGGCAGGATATCCGTCATGAGAATGAGGAGCTCCTGAGGCAGGTCGGCAGGGGCCTCAAAGAGACTCGTTTCGGCCAGAGGCATCCTAAAGTATTCGGCCTGGCCACCTGGTACAGCTGGATTGCCAAAGTTTTGCACCTGAACACAGCGCGCCGGGTACAACTTGTTGCAGAAGAAGCAGTCACCTAACTGTAAGTTCTGAGCGACAGTTCCAAGGCTCACCGCACGAGGTAGAGAATGGTGCAATAACCATGTCCCCAACTTTCCACTTCGTGACTCCAGacccgacctcgacgatgCGTCCGATCGTCTCGTGTCCGACGATGAAGTCGTACGGCTTAGGCTGGTGCCCGCGGTACCAGTGCAGGTCCGAGCCTGCCGTCAGGCTTGTTGGCTACGGACACCTACCGCAGAGACCTGCCATGGTGACCTTGATGATGACGTCGGTGTCCTCTTGGACAGTCGGCGTGGGGCGGTCCTCAACCTTGACGTCGAAAGGTCCCTTCAGGACAACGGCCTTCATCATCGGGGGCAGAGTTGTGGGTGTGACGGTCATGATGAGCAGAGAGTGAGCAGAGGATGAGCAGAGATCAACCAGGTGTATGTCGTGCGGGAGCTGGCAGCACAGTGTCGTATGTATATCTATGCAATGCCTCCAGATCCTCAAGATGGGCAATGAAGCTGGACATCAAGGGTCTTCGGCATCTGGGATTGTTGATTCCCAAGCGGGCCTCTCATCACTATCGGGTCGGATGAGGCTGGGCCGGATGTaccgcgctcgacgtcgtcctccatTTTGCAGTTTACCAGACAAATCACCATGTCTCCAAGCGATGCTTGCTTGCGCTGAGACGTGAAATCAGACTAAGGGGGGCCGCATAGAGGCAGCACACGGAACTGCTGAGCCGTCTCTGTCGTCCGTTCCGAGCTCTCCGATCCGTGCTGACTGCCAACATCTCGTACGGTATCCACTTACCACCCAGCTTCGTTTCGGCAACATGCGAGCAGTGTCTTTCATTGCGGTTGAGAATCCCGGTAAGATACCGTCAGCGTGCGCGAGGTGTCGCACGCAGGAGCAGAGGCTGGCTAGGCGAGGTGACAGGCATGAGAGGGCTATTGGACCTTGCCCTTACACAAACGCTTCACGCCCATGTCAACAAGCTTGCCGAGCCGTCGCCAGCAGGACAGTGTCCACTCTTCCTGCTTAAGTAGCGAGTCATAAGCCGCCCAAGTTCCTTTTACATTCTGACAGCCTTCGCTACTCGTGACCTTTCCTCCACGGTGCGCCCTTCAACAGCTCTACGTCTTCTGGGCCACGATCTTCCCCGTCCACTTTCTTCAATCTCGCCCCGTTACTTTTCAACGACAAGAGCCACCATGGTCCACCCCAACttcaagctcgccgactCCTCGTTGCTTATCACGACTGGCTGGATCGCTGACGAGCctgtcgcggcggccagcgGCAAGACGTTTAACGTGGTCGACCCTGCCAACGGTGAAGTCTGGACAACGGCGCCGGCCATGGATGAGATGGACACCGACAAGGCGATTGCTGCGGCAGTCGAGGCATTTCCGTCATTCTCGCAGATCTCGGCGCGGCAGCGTGCACGTATGCTTCTCCGTTTCGACGCTCTCGTCCGCGATAACAAAGAAGACCTTGctcagctcctcgtcatggAGTCGGGCAAGGCGCtcatcgaggcgcgcgccgaggtcgactaCGCCGGTGAGTACTTTTTGCAGCGGTGTGAACCTGGGCGCGAAATGGCCGGCGTTCCTGGCGTTCTACAGTACATCTGGGGCGGAACCTTATGACGGTTAGGAGAGCAACTGACCTCGTAGTAACCTACTCGTGGCTCATGGCCGGGGAGGCCGAGCGTATCACGGGGGAGACAATTAAAGCAAACGACAACCCTACTCTCCGCTTCTTCACACAGAGGGTACCCATTGGCCCTGTCGCCCTGCTCTGCCCGTGAGTCAGCGTTCATTGCCCAAGCTCATTTGCCAGGTGGAACTTCCCGCTGGTCATCGCTCTGCGCAAGATCTGCACTGCCCTGGCGGCGGGCTGCACCATGGTCGTCAAGCCTTCGCCCGAGACCCCCACAACTACTCTCGCTCTTGGTGTCCTTGCCCAGCGCGCCGGCATTCCTAAGGGTGTCATTAACGTGGTGACAGCTTCGAACCAGACCACGCCCGCTGTGGGGAAGAAACTTTGCGAGGACAAACGCGTCAAGAAGATTAGCTTTACTGGCTCGACCCCTAtcggcaagctcctcatGACCCAgtgcgcctcctcgctcaagaagatgaccctcgagctcggcggtAACGGTGGCTGGGTGGTGTTTGAagatgccgagcttgaaaaggccgccgacgctCTCATGGCCAACAAACTGCGCCACGCTGGACAGGTGTGCGTGTGTGCCAACCGTGTGTTTGTGCAGAAGGATGTGTTCGACAAGTTTGCCGCTattgtcgaggagcgcatgcgcaagctcaagtTTGGCCACGGCCTTAGCACCGACTCAACCAACGGTGCGATCGCGACCGAGCGTGGTGCTGCGCGTGCAGTTAggcttgtcgaggatgcggtCAAGAACGGCGGCAAGCTGGTCATGGGTGGCAAGCGTTTTGGTACTGGGTACCTCTTTGAGCCTACACTGGTCCTTGGTGCTAGCAGGGACGCCATGGTGTACCGCGAGGAAATGTTCGCACCTATCGTCTCGCTCTATCCGTtcgagaccgaggacgaggtcgtcgctCTCTGCAACAACACGGATATGGGTCTGTCTAACTACGTCTGGACACGCGACATTGGCCGCGCGTGGCGCTGCTTTGAGAAGCTCGAGAGCGGCACCGTCGCGCTTAACACAGCCAACGCGAACACGGCCGAGAGCCCATTCGGCGGTATCAAGGAGAGTGGtctcggcaaggagggcggcTTCCAccacggcgtcgacgagttctGCGTGCTCAAGGTTGCTGCGCTCACTATTTAGAGAAACTGGCATGTCAGCAGTGTAATCTATGAATATGTCTTCTTGTCTGTGGCACATGCATGTCGTACACTGATACAATTCTCGTACCCGCAACATACATATCCGTCGTCTCTACACTCACCAGCACTGACTTCACCCCAGGTGGTAAGCAATGTGTCGCAACTTGACCAGCCAGAGCAGGACGGCTAATGATATATTAAAGACCATGCAAGGTGCCCATGCGACAAAACTGCGAGCACCTCTCTGGTGACGAGGGCCGAAACTCGAAGCGAGGGCAAAGCCAGCATATAGAGCCCATACAACTGTACATGCGC contains these protein-coding regions:
- a CDS encoding uncharacterized protein (Alcohol dehydrogenase GroES-like domain), with the protein product MTVTPTTLPPMMKAVVLKGPFDVKVEDRPTPTVQEDTDVIIKVTMAGLCGSDLHWYRGHQPKPYDFIVGHETIGRIVEVGSGVTKWKVGDMVIAPFSTSCGDCFFCNKLYPARCVQVQNFGNPAVPGGQAEYFRMPLAETSLFEAPADLPQELLILMTDILPTGYSTAMNARRLLDEARPDDKTVPLRKEGVCVVIGCGPVGLCAITSACTLFETVFATDLTLSRLELATKHGAIALPADQLEAAVLEATEGRGADAVLEVVGHESALLQAMKLARYYGVVSSCGVHTHDFSIPGAQLYGKNLRLQFGRCSVKTFFPYALQVLQDNRELFKTFVEHRISFDETEEFYKLFEQNKVAKTVFVVD
- a CDS encoding uncharacterized protein (Belongs to the aldehyde dehydrogenase family), with the translated sequence MVHPNFKLADSSLLITTGWIADEPVAAASGKTFNVVDPANGEVWTTAPAMDEMDTDKAIAAAVEAFPSFSQISARQRARMLLRFDALVRDNKEDLAQLLVMESGKALIEARAEVDYAVTYSWLMAGEAERITGETIKANDNPTLRFFTQRVPIGPVALLCPWNFPLVIALRKICTALAAGCTMVVKPSPETPTTTLALGVLAQRAGIPKGVINVVTASNQTTPAVGKKLCEDKRVKKISFTGSTPIGKLLMTQCASSLKKMTLELGGNGGWVVFEDAELEKAADALMANKLRHAGQVCVCANRVFVQKDVFDKFAAIVEERMRKLKFGHGLSTDSTNGAIATERGAARAVRLVEDAVKNGGKLVMGGKRFGTGYLFEPTLVLGASRDAMVYREEMFAPIVSLYPFETEDEVVALCNNTDMGLSNYVWTRDIGRAWRCFEKLESGTVALNTANANTAESPFGGIKESGLGKEGGFHHGVDEFCVLKVAALTI